The Calliphora vicina chromosome 3, idCalVici1.1, whole genome shotgun sequence genome contains a region encoding:
- the mus301 gene encoding helicase POLQ-like, with protein sequence MSKNVRPRDWKSGNDQHINKKQKCHHTTNNENSSNKSLIEPSESVLWPETEDSFFTDSKLDKLLESHGEGNAAASSHQFYDDHADDSLFTDIVLENEPLSSGENIGGTPMIQILPNTDIAGDDTLFSEINLDELVAIESDKIVENVELIPTQSGRTTVAVNKAQDELDDLFKDDFPIEEVAQCTQKFLNDVAFKVPQTIAAANETQKIYKLPIDGCIQGTQYETREEIQNRTTHPLHQTYIAEANRTELHHLSNINWDSQMFEHEVIEDYPCKGDFYGLPEKVKQMIFNHKGIKSLYEWQNECLNLPAIRQRKNLIYALPTSGGKTLVAEILMLREVICREKNVLFILPYVSIVQEKVSAMSPFAIGLDFIVDEYTAGKGKCPPVPRKKRKSIYIASIEKGAVLLDSLIDAQRANEIGLVVVDELHLIGEKGRGAYLEALLTKIMYLNAKIQIVGMSATIGNLSELSEFLKSDVYTRGFRPVELKEYIKCGRDILEINLQGKTLEEIFVYSRSVSFNYSEAVQKSDPDHLAGLVTECAPKSGCLIFCSSRKNCENVAVLLSRVLPKSKFLEYRKSEKTDLMDALDKVCGILSPVLARTIPYGVAYHHSGLTTDERKFIETAYRFGVLSVICCTSTLAAGVNLPAKRVIIRAPYVGAEFMTLCKYKQMIGRAGRAGMGEAGESILISSSRDNVRVGEMLFSPMDKAISSLDYQGRIGLQTLILSAIGLGLASCRADLHRLVQGSLLAVQSTQLGISVDSMVKQILREMFKNKVLHMSNTDAKKDVSDILTTQDLQNKTSCTIPERTIKLHNNTRFQLTTIGKAAFKAGIDYRRAYAIHNELATAQKQLILSNYGHLLYLVVAFNSNAVGDELFPADAAILFRAYEQLDEPTHNLFKQMGFTDAHAAKIVKNMSIQGPMELKLNRLYKVLILMDLINVEPLPTVSAKFNIERGQLQNLASQATAAASAIVRLCEQVAEFWCFKPLFERIGKKMDRCGTLELEPLLELPAVKINRAKQLYAAGFKTVEDIAKTRPIDLVKSVEHMPMKIAKEIISAAKIILMKKLDHLEEETEALKVCLRPDNLTQFETLN encoded by the exons atgtCTAAAAACGTGCGTCCGCGAGATTGGAAATCAGGGAATGATCaacacataaataaaaaacagaaatgtcATCATACCACCAACAACGAGAATAGCAGCAATAAATCTCTTATAGAACCCAGTGAAAGTGTATTATGGCCAGAAACAGAAGACAGCTTTTTTACTGATTCAAAATTGGACAAACTTTTAGAATCACATGGCGAGGGTAATGCAGCGGCTAGTAGCCATCAATTCTATGATGACCATGCAGACGACAGTTTATTTACCGACATTGTGCTGGAAAACGAACCTTTGAGTAGTGGTGAAAATATTGGTGGCACACCCATGATACAAATTTTGCCCAATACAGATATAGCTGGAGATGATACATTATTTTCGGAAATAAATTTAGATGAATTAGTGGCAATAGAAAGTGATAAAATAGTGGAAAATGTAGAATTGATACCAACTCAAAGCGGTAGAACAACTGTTGCTGTGAACAAAGCTCAAGACGAGTTAGATGATTTATTCAAAGATGATTTTCCCATTGAAGAGGTGGCTCAATGTACGCAAAAATTTCTTAATGATGTGGCCTTTAAAGTTCCCCAAACAATAGCAGCTGCTAATGAGACTCAAAAGATTTACAAATTGCCCATAGATGGTTGTATACAGGGTACTCAGTATGAGACACGCGAAGAGATTCAAAATCGTACCACACATCCGTTGCATCAAACCTATATCGCTGAGGCGAATCGCACAGAGTTGCATCatttatcaaatattaattGGGACTCTCAAATGTTCGAACATGAAGTTATTGAAGATTATCCATGTAAGGGAGATTTTTATGGTCTGCCCGAGAAGGTTAAGCAAATGATATTTAATCacaagggtataaaaagtttatatg aGTGGCAAAATGAATGTCTCAACCTGCCAGCCATACGCCAGCGTAAAAATCTCATCTACGCTTTACCCACTAGTGGTGGCAAAACTTTGGTAGCCGAAATATTAATGCTGCGTGAGGTAATATGTCGTGAGAAAAATGTTCTTTTCATATTGCCCTACGTGTCAATAGTTCAAGAAAAG GTCAGTGCAATGTCACCTTTTGCCATAGGCTTAGATTTCATTGTAGACGAGTATACAGCCGGCAAAGGTAAATGTCCACCTGTGCCCCGAAAGAAACGTAAAAGTATTTATATAGCCTCAATCGAGAAAGGAGCTGTACTATTGGATAGTTTAATTGATGCGCAAAGAGCAAATGAGATTGGTTTAGTGGTGGTAGATGAGTTGCATTTGATTGGTGAAAAGGGTAGAGGTGCCTATTTGGAAGCattgttaacaaaaattatgtatttaaatg CTAAAATACAAATCGTGGGCATGAGTGCAACTATTGGCAATCTTTCGGAATTATCTGAATTCTTAAAGTCTGATGTTTATACGCGTGGCTTTCGTCCTGTTGAGCTTAAAGAATACATTAAATGTGGTCGTGATATATTGGAAATTAATTTACAAGGAAAAACTTTagaagaaatttttgtttatagtcGTAGTGTTAGTTTTAAT TATAGTGAAGCAGTACAAAAATCGGATCCTGATCATTTGGCTGGTTTGGTAACGGAGTGTGCTCCCAAAAGTGgctgtttaatattttgttcttCACGTAAGAATTGTGAGAATGTGGCTGTTCTATTAAGTCGGGTATTGCCAAA ATCCAAATTCCTGGAGTATCGCAAAAGCGAAAAAACTGATCTAATGGATGCTCTCGATAAAGTTTGTGGCATTTTGAGTCCGGTCTTAGCGCGCACCATACCCTATGGTGTGGCCTATCATCATTCGGGTCTCACCACCGATGAACGTAAATTTATTGAGACGGCTTATCGTTTCGGTGTACTGAGTGTCATATGTTGTACATCTACACTGGCGGCAGGTGTTAATCTGCCAGCGAAACGTGTTATTATTCGAGCACCGTATGTGGGTGCAGAATTTATGACCTTGTGCAAGTATAAGCAAATGATTGGTCGTGCGGGTCGTGCGGGTATGGGTGAGGCGGGAGAGAGTATATTGATAAGTTCGAGTCGCGATAATGTTCGTGTGGGTGAGATGTTGTTTTCTCCCATGGACAAGGCGATTAGTTCGTTGGACTATCAGGGAAGAATTGGTTTACAG ACTCTCATTCTCAGTGCAATTGGTTTGGGTTTAGCTTCGTGTCGTGCCGACTTACATCGTCTGGTTCAAGGCTCCCTGTTGGCTGTTCAATCCACCCAACTTGGCATCTCCGTCGATTCTATGGTTAAGCAAATATTAcgtgaaatgtttaaaaataaagtccTACATATGTCCAATACGGATGCCAAAAAAGATGTATCTGATATCTTAACAACCCAAGATCTACAAAACAAAACCAGTTGTACCATACCAGAGCGTACCATTAAATTACATAACAATACACGCTTTCAATTGACCACCATAGGCAAGGCGGCTTTCAAGGCTGGCATAGATTATCGTCGAGCCTACGCCATCCACAATGAACTGGCCACGGCACAGAAACAACTGATACTCAGTAATTATGGTCATTTGCTTTATCTAGTGGTCGCTTTCAATTCGAATGCTGTGGGTGATGAACTATTCCCAGCCGATGCTGCCATTTTATTTCGTGCCTATGAACAGCTGGATGAACCCACCCATAATCTGTTTAAACAAATGGGTTTTACCGATGCTCATGCTgcgaaaattgtgaaaaatatgTCCATACAGGGTCCAATGGAATTGAAACTGAATCGTTTATATAAAGTTTTGATACTGATGGATCTAATAAACGTTGAGCCTTTGCCGACTGTGTCGgctaaatttaatattgaacGTGGCCAGTTGCAGAATTTAGCGAGTCAGGCGACAGCAGCTGCCAGTGCTATTGTGCGTTTGTGTGAACAAGTAGCAGAGTTTTGGTGTTTTAAGCCGTTATTTGAACGTATTGGCAAGAAGATGGATCGTTGTGGAACTTTGGAATTGGAACCGTTGCTGGAATTGCCAGCTGTGAAAATT